A genomic window from Oceanobacillus timonensis includes:
- a CDS encoding YfcC family protein: MKKQTSENNDKGYKKRYWAVPDAFIIIFGISVLAAIATYIIPAGMYEREEVDGITQAIPNSFSFVESSPTSLMDLFLAVQKGMIESGNIIFLIFMIGGTVAVLESTGAIDAGINSLIRKANGNKTLLIAVVSTIFGIICTVGVASNAVIAFIPIGIGLARAMKLDAIAGVAIIYLGYFVGNTAGVLEPTILGVAQSISELPLFSGLLLRLAVFIALLIVTIIYICRYVNKISKDPSRSLMKANPFMDNPGAEVEEENRSDAFTKKHMVIILIFFIFIGIFLYGALNLEWSIDELSAIFIMMGITVAIVDKITPNEFMRKFMNGARSITYGALVVGIARAVIVVMEDGRILDTIVHGALIPLESLPVILGAQALYVFNLLFNLLVTSGSGQASIVMPLMVPLVDMLDITRQTGVLALKLGDGITNVITPTSGVLMAVLAVGKVPWTKWVRFVYPLVLLWIAVGAIFMGIAVMINYGPF; the protein is encoded by the coding sequence ATGAAGAAACAAACAAGTGAAAATAATGATAAAGGTTATAAGAAAAGATATTGGGCGGTACCGGATGCCTTTATCATCATATTTGGGATATCGGTGCTCGCTGCAATTGCGACTTATATCATTCCAGCAGGGATGTATGAGAGGGAAGAAGTTGATGGTATTACGCAAGCTATTCCCAATAGTTTCAGCTTTGTAGAATCTTCTCCCACATCGTTGATGGATTTGTTTCTGGCTGTCCAGAAAGGAATGATTGAATCCGGCAATATCATATTTTTAATATTTATGATAGGCGGAACGGTAGCTGTCCTAGAATCGACAGGTGCCATTGATGCCGGAATTAACTCTCTGATACGAAAGGCAAATGGTAATAAAACGCTGCTTATTGCCGTAGTCAGTACCATTTTTGGTATTATATGTACGGTAGGTGTTGCTTCGAATGCAGTTATTGCTTTTATTCCTATCGGTATCGGACTGGCGCGGGCTATGAAATTGGATGCAATCGCCGGAGTTGCTATCATATATCTTGGTTATTTTGTCGGCAATACGGCGGGGGTTTTAGAACCTACTATTTTAGGAGTTGCTCAATCGATTTCAGAATTACCTCTGTTTTCGGGATTGTTGCTGCGGTTGGCTGTGTTCATTGCTTTGCTGATTGTGACCATTATCTATATCTGCAGGTATGTGAATAAAATCAGCAAGGATCCAAGCCGGAGTTTAATGAAAGCGAACCCTTTTATGGATAATCCGGGTGCAGAGGTAGAAGAGGAAAACAGAAGTGATGCATTTACAAAAAAACATATGGTTATTATTCTGATCTTCTTTATTTTTATCGGTATATTCCTATACGGCGCATTGAATCTCGAATGGTCCATTGATGAATTATCTGCTATCTTTATTATGATGGGAATTACGGTAGCTATTGTTGATAAGATAACACCAAATGAATTTATGAGAAAGTTTATGAATGGTGCGAGAAGTATTACATATGGAGCTCTCGTAGTCGGAATCGCCAGGGCAGTTATTGTTGTCATGGAAGACGGCAGAATACTGGACACGATTGTTCACGGTGCGCTGATTCCACTGGAGTCCTTACCTGTTATTTTAGGCGCTCAAGCACTTTACGTATTTAATTTATTGTTTAATTTACTCGTGACATCTGGTAGCGGACAGGCTTCGATTGTCATGCCTTTAATGGTTCCACTGGTGGATATGCTTGATATTACCCGGCAGACGGGTGTACTGGCATTGAAGCTTGGCGATGGTATTACAAATGTTATCACGCCTACTTCAGGGGTATTGATGGCGGTGCTCGCTGTTGGGAAAGTGCCATGGACAAAATGGGTACGGTTCGTTTACCCGTTAGTGTTATTATGGATAGCAGTAGGTGCTATATTTATGGGAATCGCGGTTATGATTAACTACGGTCCATTTTAA
- a CDS encoding M20 family metallopeptidase: MMQVYEEKHFNDMLEMLEQLVNMDSGSNDKDGVDRVGTFLREAYEQIGFVSEVHENDTYGNSISLRHQDAANPDILILAHMDTVFPSGTAKERPFTVRDGRAYGPGVIDMKGSQAMLFYTMKTLMEQQNAAYKHVEIVLNSDEEVGTVSSRALIEEKTKGKKAALVMEPARENGSIVSSRRGSGRYDLDIKGRSAHSGMNPERGINAIEELAHKIIDLQGLSDPENNLHVNVGMIEGGTSVNTIAPSAKASIDVRISTASQGETIDKEIQAIARKHAVDGTEITLTGGINRPPMEWSDEVQRLVDIIQAEAGKIGLNVQDTATGGGSDASFTAAMGVPTVDGLGPVGGKQHTSEEYLVVDSLMERMALFTNVLEQLSKE; the protein is encoded by the coding sequence ATGATGCAAGTATACGAAGAAAAACATTTTAATGACATGTTGGAAATGCTTGAACAATTGGTGAATATGGACAGCGGATCGAACGACAAAGACGGTGTAGACAGGGTTGGTACATTTCTCCGGGAAGCATACGAACAAATCGGGTTTGTTTCGGAAGTACACGAGAATGACACATATGGAAATTCCATCTCATTACGTCATCAAGACGCTGCAAATCCGGATATTTTAATCTTGGCACATATGGATACGGTCTTTCCATCAGGAACAGCAAAAGAACGGCCGTTTACTGTCCGTGACGGACGGGCTTATGGACCTGGCGTGATCGATATGAAGGGTAGTCAGGCCATGTTGTTTTATACAATGAAAACCTTAATGGAACAGCAAAACGCAGCTTATAAGCATGTCGAAATTGTACTGAATAGTGATGAAGAAGTTGGAACAGTTTCTTCAAGGGCGCTGATTGAAGAAAAGACAAAAGGGAAAAAAGCTGCTCTTGTTATGGAACCGGCAAGAGAAAATGGTTCCATTGTCAGTTCACGGCGTGGAAGCGGACGATATGACCTCGATATTAAAGGACGTTCCGCGCATTCAGGGATGAATCCAGAACGGGGTATCAATGCAATTGAAGAGTTGGCACATAAAATCATTGATTTGCAGGGGCTTTCCGATCCGGAAAATAACCTGCATGTCAATGTCGGGATGATCGAAGGAGGTACGTCCGTCAATACCATAGCTCCATCGGCGAAAGCTTCTATTGATGTACGGATCAGCACGGCTTCGCAAGGAGAAACCATTGATAAAGAGATTCAAGCGATTGCCCGCAAGCATGCAGTCGACGGAACGGAAATAACCTTGACTGGCGGAATCAACCGTCCGCCAATGGAATGGTCGGACGAAGTACAACGTCTCGTTGATATCATCCAAGCTGAAGCTGGAAAAATCGGGCTGAATGTCCAAGATACAGCAACTGGCGGCGGATCAGATGCATCCTTTACAGCTGCAATGGGCGTACCGACTGTTGATGGTCTGGGACCTGTTGGCGGAAAGCAGCATACCAGTGAAGAATACCTGGTAGTGGACAGTCTGATGGAACGAATGGCGTTATTTACGAATGTTTTGGAGCAGTTAAGTAAGGAATAA
- a CDS encoding DUF3887 domain-containing protein, with amino-acid sequence MNVKAFMIAIIAMFAMTFLAACGDTNTSSEDDNANNQEETDSDDTIPITLEEASETSETFLTHIRDGDYDEAEALYDETMATEMASGDLEAIWDEMETAFGAFTGFDYVDEQQADASYSFIYEGAFGDQSTILNVSINSNKEVAGFYIRPLEE; translated from the coding sequence ATGAACGTAAAAGCCTTTATGATTGCAATCATCGCTATGTTCGCGATGACATTTTTAGCAGCTTGTGGAGATACAAACACCTCTTCAGAAGATGATAATGCCAATAACCAGGAAGAAACAGACAGTGACGACACGATTCCGATCACATTAGAAGAAGCCTCCGAAACTTCTGAGACATTCTTAACACATATTCGTGATGGGGATTATGACGAAGCAGAAGCGCTTTATGATGAGACGATGGCGACGGAAATGGCTTCCGGTGACTTAGAAGCTATTTGGGATGAAATGGAAACAGCATTTGGTGCCTTTACGGGATTTGATTACGTGGATGAACAACAAGCAGATGCATCCTATTCCTTTATTTACGAGGGAGCATTCGGTGACCAATCTACTATTTTGAATGTTTCTATTAACAGCAATAAGGAAGTTGCCGGCTTTTACATTCGTCCATTGGAAGAGTAA